The Larus michahellis chromosome 2, bLarMic1.1, whole genome shotgun sequence genome window below encodes:
- the STEAP2 gene encoding metalloreductase STEAP2 yields MESISMMGSPKNLNETFLPNVANGIKDASKVTIGIIGSGDFAKSLTIRLIRCGYHVVVGSRNPKLAAEFFPHVVDVTHHEDAVAKTNIIFVAIHREHYASLWDLKHLLAGKILIDVSNNTRVDQYPDSNAEYLASLFPDSLIVKGFNVISAWSLQLGPKDASRQVYICSNNVQARHQVIELARQLSFIPIDLGALSSSREIENLPLRLFTLWKGPVVIAISLATFFFIYSFVRDVIHPYVRNQQSDFYKIPIEIVNKTLPIVAITLLSLVYLSGLIAAAYQLYYGTKYRRFPPWLDNWLQCRKQLGLLSFFFATVHVAYSLCLPMRRSERYLFLNMAYQQVHANVENSWNEEEVWRIEMYVSFGIMSLGLLSLLAVTSIPSVNSALNWREFSFIQSTLGYVALLISTFHVLIYGWKRAFEEEYYRFYTPPNFVLALVLPSIVILGKIILLLPCVSRKLRRIRRGWEKSHVIEEASGSVPHLSPERITVM; encoded by the exons ATGGAATCAATCTCTATGATGGGAAGTCCTAAGAACCTCAACGAAACTTTTCTACCAAATGTTGCCAATGGCATAAAGGATGCCAGTAAGGTCACAATAGGCATCATAGGAAGTGGAGACTTTGCTAAATCATTGACAATTAGGCTTATCAGATGCGGGTACCACGTGGTCGTAGGAAGCAGAAACCCTAAACTTGCTGCCGAGTTCTTTCCCCATGTGGTTGATGTCACTCACCATGAAGATGCAGTAGCAAAAACAAACATCATTTTTGTAGCCATACACAGAGAACATTATGCCTCTTTGTGGGACCTTAAGCATTTACTTGCTGGTAAAATTCTGATTGATGTCAGCAATAATACAAGAGTAGACCAATATCCGGACTCCAATGCAGAGTATTTGGCATCACTTTTCCCAGACTCCCTGATTGTCAAAGGATTCAATGTCATTTCAGCATGGTCACTGCAGTTAGGACCAAAAGATGCCAGCAGACAG GTCTATATATGCAGTAACAATGTTCAGGCTCGCCATCAAGTTATTGAGCTTGCCCGTCAGCTCAGTTTTATTCCTATTGATTTGGGGGCATTGTCATCTTCAAGGGAGATTGAAAATTTACCTCTGCGACTGTTCACACTGTGGAAGGGGCCTGTAGTGATTGCCATTAGCCTTGCAACGTTTTTCTTCATCTATTCTTTCGTCAGAGATGTAATCCATCCATACGTGAGAAATCAGCAGAGTGACTTTTACAAGATCCCCATTGAGATCGTGAACAAGACTCTACCAATTGTTGCTATCACTTTACTTTCTCTAGTGTATTTATCAGGACTTATTGCAGCAGCTTATCAGCTTTACTATGGTACTAAGTATAGGCGATTTCCACCTTGGCTGGACAACTGGCTCCAGTGTCGAAAGCAGCTTGGCCTGCTCAGTTTTTTCTTTGCAACAGTGCATGTGGCATACAGCCTCTGCTTACCTATGAGGAGATCAGAGAGATACTTGTTCCTCAATATGGCATATCAACAG GTTCATGCAAATGTTGAAAATTCTTGGAATGAGGAAGAAGTGTGGCGAATTGAAATGTATGTCTCCTTTGGAATAATGAGTCTTGGATTGCTTTCTTTGCTGGCAGTAACTTCCATCCCTTCAGTAAACAGTGCCTTAAACTGGAGGGAGTTCAGTTTCATTCAG tCTACACTTGGATACGTTGCTCTGCTCATAAGTACTTTCCATGTACTGATTTACGGATggaaaagagcttttgaagaagagTATTACAGATTTTATACACCACCAAATTTTGTTCTTGCCCTTGTTCTGCCTTCTATTGTAATTCTAGGTAAGATCATTTTACTTTTGCCATGTGTAAGTAGGAAACTGAGGAGAATTCGAAGAGGATGGGAGAAAAGCCATGTTATAGAAGAAGCAAGTGGGTCTGTTCCACATCTCTCCCCAGAACGGATAACTGTCATGTGA